The Rhododendron vialii isolate Sample 1 chromosome 3a, ASM3025357v1 nucleotide sequence aacgggttgaatcatctttgtgagacccgaagtgggccccacaaattgatatgtacataatattTGTATATTTCATATGacccctagcatttttgtttagcAAAAGAACCAAACATGTCAGTTGACGACTTTTCACTTCACTTGTTGTTTTGCTTGTTTATTTATGGAGTACTATTGCGAACAACCAAACATGTCCTGGAGGCCGACCATGATCTGCTTCCCTCCCGGTATGCAAAACCTGTCAGGAGAGTAAATTGACATGTCTTCGAGGAAACTCTACGGATTCCATCATAAATTGCCATTATGAGAGACTGAGAGGCGAACTCGTACAAAAcatataaaatttcaaaaataaacaaaagaaaagtacaaaagagtttgaagaaggacaaaatagttttttctcactttttattttgttattctaTTAGAACATGTATTACAGAGTAGCAAAAATGGAATATTAGCTATTATAGCTACCTAAAATCGGAAAAACCCATCTGTAGTGCAGCAGTTAGGTAAAAAGcttaggtaaaatacatttcgcTACAATACTTTGGCAAGTAttttaagtgcttcaattttcaatccgtttgaatcgatgtgaagattttatttttctgatcatattattctaaagagtcataattaatattttatatttgtctcttggactctcataatcaagtatctgatCTATAGGGTaccaaataaagagcagatgcttgattatgagagttttaaaaacaaattaattatgacattcaggataaaatgataaaaaaaattaaggttttcgcatcggttcaaacggatggTGGGTTGGACTAAATTCATTTGAACTAAAAatttacattttatttatttatttatttttagtttgttGGAACTAGGAACTGCACTTGGGCTACAGCCCAACCTAGCCTTGTGCTAGTTCCACCCTTGGAAACCACACACAGATTTGAAACAAATTATGGAATGAGAAATTCCAAGTATTTATGCATTAAACCAAACACTTTGGGCCGAGGATGCCAGTACATGTACTGCCTTCAAAAGgctcttcattttgttttgtaggaaGGACTTTTACTTGATGAGGATGCCAGTACTTAATACTTATTTGCTTCATGATCTGAATTTGTTTAGATGccaaaaaatggttattttatttatttttcggtTTTCTGATTTACTGTACAGGGAACCCAATTTTCTGATCGAAAGTCCTTTGGATCATTGATCGGTAAACTGGGTTCTGCGCACACTTAACCGAAACTTAGAAAAACTCAATTTATGTGTTCAGATCATATATACTTACAGATGCctaattaaaataagttttCGTGACGGTGAGCTCTTGACAAGATCTAAAATattaacggttcggattatGAAACTGAAAATAACTTCTCTACGAGTTACGGAAGCCCAATCGCGCGCGTCCAAAGTGTTACTGGACAGTCCggattgaaaaccaattttgacAAGTAAAAATTACTTGTTAtcggtcaaaattaaaaaacaatctcaaccattaattacGCGAATGAACATGAGAAATTATGCGGAACCGTGAAGAAATTATTGACGGCTCCACCATcttgaataagtttctctctgtGAATATTATAATCCGAGTGATAGGGAAGCCAATTGGAAACAAGGAAACGTTGGAAGCTTGGCGTTAAGATTGGGGGAcccactttttcaaaaatcccaGCCTGGGCGCTATGTATATATcgacaaaacaaacaaacgggTCTATCATCGCTGTTTATTTTCACGCTCTTCGAAAAAACGCAAATTCCGCCGATAAATCTCATTCTCTCATTCCTTCTTCCCTTCCCATTTTAGGGTTTCACCATCAACAAATCCCCCTGGACTCCAAGCTACAGAGCGCGAGCGACCGAGCAAAGGCGTCGTCAATGGAGTCCTCCGATTCCTTCGTCTGAAACTTCGGtttcttgaagaaaaaaaaaaaaaacccgacgATGCACGACGGAGATATGGACGAAGAGATGGAGGACTTCGTTGGGGGTTATTTCGAGGTGTCGGAAGTGGATTTCGATTACGAGTTCGACGCCTCTCGCTTCTTCGATTTCACACGGCCGGAATCTTCCCTCGAGGCTGAGCACGCCGAGCGCTGGTTTGAATCGGCCCCGAGTTATCCGCCTTCTCGTAAGCGTTCACAAATAAATTGATGTTAATGATTTTGTGTCTATTTATTGATTGGTCGTAATTTTCAGCTTATGCGTGATTGCTCATTGAGGTTCTTATGTGAAACCTGGAAGTTACTGACGGGGAACTAGGGCCAATGAGAGAGATTATTAGGAAACAGGATAATCAGGTTAATGATTTACCATTAACCAttgaaagaaatgaaatttataATATTTATTTGACAGGTGAAATGAGAATTTATATGGCACTGTTTTGTTGTAGTTAAGTATGTGCTGTGAAACCTAGAAGGGAGTGAGGACTTGTAGCCCGTGTAACACCTGAAACCTAGAAATGACCAATAACCCTTATAACACCTGAAATTTATTTGACAAGTGAGCGAAAACTTGTATGGCACTGTTTCATTGTGCTTAAGTATGTGCTTTGAACTACTTTGCTATTATGTTGGACATTCCTTCACTGTGAGGATGTTTTCCATTAGAAACAAATCGTGCTTCCTCACTGTAAGCTTTGCGCTCTACCGCCTTTATATTTATTCCTTACTAGAAATTGTGCACACGCAATGCCTGTACTACGAAGTATGATAAACCAAGAATTGAAGAGTTTGAGAAAAAAGTTAGGCAAGAAAGACGAACCTTTTGAGTTTGGTTGTCAACTGTCATAATCTATGACAACAGACTGGTGCTCCTAAAGCAATGAAAAAGTGAATCTAGATTTGCAAAGCACAATACATAAGTTTTGTCGAGAATGTAAATATTAGAGTGAACAAGATGGAAAGGTTAACCAACAGGCTTGTATAAAATTATGCAGAAGGGAACCCAAGTGTTCTAAATGGATTAAACATGGAGCATTACTAAGGGAgattgttttcttgtttgtcCCTAACGGTTAGTTTAGGCAAGCTAAACGCTGCTAAAGCATATGTGGGATTTGGTTATCTTATCGTCAACTTTTGAATTGGAGAGTGTAAGCGAGCTTCATTTTAGTATTCACCAAATGTGGTCTTCTTCATTATATGATCGGCAGAGATGTTTCCTGTTCTAAACTTCTAAGAATGATTGAAACGGAAGTGTTACAGATTTTAATTTGGAATTCCTTGATAATTACGTTTCAAATATCTTCCTCACTCTTTTCCCCTCCTATTTTGATCATACAGCATTTGTAATAAAGTTGAAACGGAGAGAAGTCATCTCTGTAGAAAATGGATACACCTCTCTCAAATCAAGTGATGGTGAAAGCATGATTTCTAGTAGCAACAACATGGATTGTGACATGGATCCTGAAGAGTTTGTAcaagatgaaaataaaaaaggtacTTTTCCTTTTCTGTGTTGCCATAGAAAGTAGTTATTATTATTCCATAAGTTCAGTTTCATTGGATTTGCATTACATTGAGATTTTTCATTCATTGAACCGGATGTGATGCTCTGGAAAAAACAATTTATCATCTGGAATGCGTTGAATTGCTATAGCTGTTCTCCATTTCAGTGCGTTTGACTTTGTCTTGGTGTACAATAGGAAGGTATAAATTCTCACAGTGATGTCTAGGGTACGTCACCGAAAACAGTCGAATTAATGCTGTTTGCAGCTGTAGTAGCCttatgtccttttttttttttttttttttaaataaaattattcctCTTGGTTTTTATCCGAATATTTTGTACAGTTCAGAAATAAATCATCGCTGATTATTAGAAGCTCCTGGCTGACTCGCATAGTTTGTAGTTGAATGTTATGTCGTAATGTGTGAGCAAGCAAATTCCAAGGCATCATTCAACAGGCAAATTTCTAAAAACATCTAATGAATTGCTTTTAACTTGAGTCAAtccctattttttaatttttatttttcatgatCAGCATAAGCCAATGCTTGTTGAGGATATAAATTTCTTTCAAGTTTCCTTTAATGGCCCCTCTGTCCATTTCGGGCCCAAAAGGCCAAACCTTTCAAATTTGTGGCTTTATGTTCTTTAAAATATACCTTGTTTCAGTAGACGTGATTGTTCTACTGTAGATTATTTTTGGTACTTGCAGCAGCACATATTTTGTGCATAAATATGTATATAGTTAAGCTAAGCCTCCTCTTTCCCTTCCGCTTCTTCAGGTTTAAtagttttgttattattttgtacttCTTCAGGGCCACAATATCATTACCAAATGGCTCAGGATATtctgaaaacgaaaacaaagtCTGCGGGACAATCATCCAAACCAAGGAGTTCAACTCTAATGACACCCACAGCAAGTCATTTGGCCAAGCTAAACAGAGAAAAAGAAGTCCATTCCAACCGATTCTTGGGAAGGTCATAGTTATTCTTTGGATGTATGATTGAATAGTAAAAACTGGTTTCCTGTATctgattttttcaaaacattcCTTCATCCTTGACTCGCAGGTCTCAGAAGCCATTAACTAAAATAGATGAGAGAAGTTCAAAGAACTCTCTTGCAGCTGACAGTAATGCAACGAAAAGGCAAAAACTAGAGAGTGGTTATTTGCGTAAGGTGCAGCGGAAGtgctcatttatttttgttgtgttttatGTCTTCACATGTGTATTGGTGGGCTCGAGTTTTGATGTATGCATTAGTTCTGTTATATTGCAAGCAGTAGACCTTCTTCACTTTGGATTGAACTTCAAATCTGAatctgttttgcatgtttttaGGGAGGGTTTCACTTATAACGAACTTCGGTTTTTTAGTAAAAGAACCTGAGTTAGGTTAATTTAGAGTGGGAATTTGCTCAATGTCCAACAGAAAAATCCAGTGATGGTGAGACTTTTCCTTGTCAATTTTGTTGGTCACAAAGACCTTGTTTTCTACTTCATCCTTTCCTGGCCTAGGGATTCATGCTTTCACTAAAATTTTTCTTCATAACTTTTGCCTTGAATTAATTGATGGGTGTATTTTTACATACCTGGTGGTGCTCTTTATATTCTTATCCAAAGAAGCATGCTGAATCTTGTGTCTTCTATAATTGTTCTTACAATCTACTGAGATGATGCTATGCTAAAAACAGGTTGCTCATCTGAATCACCAAAGCCTGTTGTCACACAAGTTACCTAAGGTAAGTTATCTACTTCATAAGTAAGCTGTTGTCAGTTAGACTAATATTCTTCACCAATTTAAGATTGTACTGATTTCTCATTATCgttcctttttttcttcctgtCTTTGCCCTCCCCCACCTCTTCCTTCTTCTCCtgttttcaaattgaaaaaaaaaatatccaaaaacagGTTCGACAAGTAGATGCTAGCACCTTGAATACCAGGTTAAAAGTTACTGTACCAAGAGAGCCTGCTCTGGAAACAGCCCATAGAGCCCAAAGACATAGGTTATACTTCTCGTCAGACAATGTTGTTATCTTCTATCATATATCTCAGGATGTGCAGCATTGAATGATTAGCTTCATAGAACATGTTGCATGTCTAATTTCAGGTTCAGGAACAATTCAGAGTCAGGTGAACATGAAAAATCAAAGGCCCCTCCCTTTAAAGCACGACCATTGAACAGCAAAGTTGGTAGTTTTAATAAATTAGGAGTCTTCTTGAATCTTATGAAACTATACTTTTGGAATGAATTTGTCAGTTGATATTTTATGCTTGCTATGTGATTTTGTTTGACAGATTCTCAAAGCACCTTCATTGCCCcctcaaaaaaagaagagcagACGACAATCCTCATTTTTTCAAGTAAATTACGAAAACTTGTTTTTTATTCCCGTAGACATTACGAGAAGCTTTTCTTTGGAGATCTCATAAAGTTTACAAGGGTTAGTAATTCATTTGCACAATTCTGTGACTTAATTATTTCCCCTTTCTCATTGCTTTCTAGGTGTTCCATTTGAAGACATCAGAGAGGGCTATGCAACACTCATCTGCTCATGTAGGTTAACAAACACAGTCACTGTCCTCCTTAGTCCTCTGTCCTTGGGGTCCTTTTATAAttgtaaattattttgaaagctgttttgtttagtttatgcTTAGTTTGTTCCTTGTAGTGTCGTTGGCACTTGTGTATATTCACCAGTCAAAAACTTTTAACTTGTTAACCGCAGGCATTGAACGTGCAGAATTCTGAATCCACCGAGAATGAAAGGTAACAGATTAACAGTATTACTGCCTTAGATGGATGGAATTCGACTATTAGTCACGATGGAAAAACAAAGAATGAAATTTTGTTTGGAGGTGCACATTGGATCGCCCCAGTCTTTCCCAAACAGGCCTCTCATCTTAAATTTCTTGCTTAATTCATAGTGTTCAGATGATATGGATGCTTATTTCAGTTTCATAAACTTCTGTTTCTCAGGCTAAACGGTGAAGATGCAAGGAAGCACGATAAGTTTGGAACAATAAAAAGAGTCAAAGCTAGGCCGCTTAATAAGAAGGTGAGGTGAACTATTGACGTGCGAGtctcattattttatttatatctGGTTATAGCCATGACAACAGATGTTTTTGATGCACAGATTGTCTTAAGTAAAAGCAAGGTTGTCACCTACCAGAATGTCAAAGAAGAAGCCACTGCGGTAATATGATGCTTCCACATaagtttcttgttcttgtttttacaaaaatatcatATTTGCAATCTGTTTCTATAGAGATCATAACTTTACCCTGTACTTCCCTCAGGAACTCCAGCTTTCAAATGATAATAGATTGTCTGACAACCCACCAATTGAATTATTTAACAAGGTAGGATATTAACCTAGTTTTCTATtccttttccttcatttttgcTCTGAGTTTCATTCTGGCTACGTAAACATTGGACCAAATATCTTGGAGTGTTCGATTCTTCTCCATTGtcatctctctttcttctcttgtAATCAATGTCAGTTGTCCCTGAAATCCAATGTGGAGCATAATGTGAGATCTCAGACCAAACCACCTCTGCGCCCTAAGGTTTGTTTACTAGAAGTATTATGAAATAAACTATATTTATTCTGAACATGTTATCTTTCTAGTAGCACAAGTGATTTCATTGTTTGGTTATAGGGACCCAAGGAGAATGTGCCAGTTTCATTGAAACAAGAAGTCCGGGTACCGATTATCACAGCATGAACCTTTTATATGCTTTATTTTGAAACCCAATAATGAGTTTTGAGTTCAAAACCTATCAATCCAGGGGTATGGGAGGAAGCAGAGTCAGTGTAACGACGAGTGGAGAATCCCTGATAATGAACCCCGGATGAACATCAACAGGTAGCACCATGTGCGATTAATCATTTGAGTTTCAGAGAGCTTGTTCTATGATCTTCATTGATTGAAGACTTTTTATGTAATGTTTGACATGAGATCGTAATGCAACAGGAGCATGGACATCCGCTGAGAGCAAGATGAAAATCCTTAAGGGCTGTGCATCTTTAGAGGCTCAATGAgaggattttgaattttcaaatttatgttCGCAGAAGTCAGATCCTCCTTCAATAATCAAGCCTGCACTTCGGATCAAAAGTTTTGTTTGGTCTTAGTTAGGCCTACATGTAGCAGAACTAAGTGTACAAATTAATCCTGAGGTATATATAAAGAGTTTGTTTGTCTTGCTTAGGACTCATGTTTTTCGGCCAACTTTACAAATTATACGGTGGCCTCTCGCGGGTTTTTTCTTTGGGTACTTGGAAATACAAACGTTCAAACACAACAAGCAACAGCAAGACCTAAACTGAAGTCCATAAAACAACAGCAATAAGCTAAACCCTccgttcaaaaagaaaaaaaagctaaACCCAAGATGTCCAACCCCAAGAGCATCCTCAAGAACGAATGAAATGCCTCGCGCATGGTGGGGTGTCTTTATTGACCACCAGGTCTTTCGGTTGCTCAGCTCCAAGTCTTGCAAGATGATCAGCACTTTGATTCGGTTGGCAACACATATGAATATGGCTAATGGAAGCTCTGGGCCCGCTTAAGAGGGCCTTGGACACTACCACTAGTTACTTGTGCGGGTGCTTGGGTGGTGCTTTATCAGTTGCCCGCAGTTTGGGAATCAGATTCGGGCCCTGTTTGATAAGTGGTTTGGATGGTGGGGTTGGAGTTGTTCAATGGGATTACCTAAAATGGATTTGCCATCCTGTGGGTTGATTGTAGAAAGACTCCAATGGCCATGTTTTTTTTCCAACTACGGATAGAAATTTCCCCTGGCTGTATAAAAAGGAAATGACTCGAGTTTAGCGCCATAGAAAAATCGATGCtaatgtttttttattctttttgagTTTTGGACCAGCCCCTTACCATGGTTACTGGCAGAAATGCAGTAGAAtattgaattttaaaattttggtttacatgtttgTTCTAGAAATTGGGTTAATTGTCCATGATGGAGATGAATGGTGATATTCCTTGTAATGGTAAAGTTAGAGATGGACTTCCTAGGGTCCTTGAATTATTTTCCCCTCATTTAGGGCTAGGTAGGGATAAAGTTAAAAACCAGTGTAATAGTCTTTATAATCCTCCTCCGcgccaaacaaacaaactagcCCACAGTCTAATTctatgcaaaacaaacatggagGAAAGATATCCCACTTTATTCCTAATCCGAAGCCCAATCAAACATGCCCTCAATTCTCACGCAATGCATTCCATTTTCCAGCATGATGGTTAATCCCCAAGGCTCCGTTTCTAGGCTTGAGTATAGCAGTAGCCCAGCAACCATTTCCCTCTTTGTTCTGGAAAAGCCTTCCAAACCCATTTCCCTCATGCCAGCAACCGTCGGTTTTCAGCTTTGTCGCACCTGCATTTAAAGGAGAAGTGAGGGCGTCTTGAATTTCATTGTAGAATAGGCAATGATGTTCTTACGGCGAATATGAGCAATGGACTTCACAATTTcgaagcttctttttttttcctccctgtTAAGATCTTTCCAAATTTTCCATAGAATGATGGCAGAAGTGGTGCTCCCTAAGACATCATTATCTCTCTTGTAGttaggattttggatttgagaTTGGACACAATCCAATCTCCGATGGGGCAATCCCTATTCTCCCTTGGCATTATAGCACCCTCTGATTAAGTGATCCATGTCTTCCAAGCTCGCGCTGCATTTGGGGAAGTTACCGACAAGCATCAGACCTCATTACCTCTGTGCGTTATAAGCTTATTTGTTGCAAGTCTATCACGCAACACAAGCCGAAGAAAACTTTTACATTCTAGGGGAACTTTCAGCTTCAAAAGCCAAATCCAGGCCATGGCGTTGGATTCCTGATGGTTTATAAGTTCACAAGCAGCAGAATAGATCAAGTTTCCAAGTTGGGATCCAACCAGGCAACCAACGAAAACAATCAGGAAGGTCGATTATCTAGGAATATTAGTTCTCAGAATGTTGTCTATGCCCCTTCTATTCACGATgttaagagagagaagagagagcgCAATTACCCTGCTCGTCAATGATTTTCACTAACCTTCATGCCATTTACCGCGTGTGGTCCAGGATTGGTGATGGCAAGAGGGCCATTCCCGCCGcagaagaaaaaccaaaaaaggggGCCTTACCCACCCCTTCAATCATTCCAAAGTAATATAGATTACCAACAGACAATTCCATTCCAAAGCGACAACTTTCCATCCCAGTTCGAAAATATTTGATTCCTGTTAATGAGAAGAATACTGTGGTGCCGATCCAAAGGAAATTTCTGTTAAGCCTATCAATCTTATCAATAACAGTGGGTCTGCAGTGCCGTCGAATGCGTAGTACGGCATATGCATTCGCTGTTTGTCACATGCATATACGGCAGGAGGGGTTTTAGAAAATGAATTGACGGCCGGCATAGTAAATCATAGCAGCAAGGGAGGAAATAGTCAACACATAGCTGGATAATAAGCACTACGAGGTGTATCAACAAAGTGAACGTCTTGTACCAAGTTTACAAAAAAGATGAGCATCTCGATATTTCTCCTTTAGAATACTGCAACAGAGTTGATTAAAGTAAAtattaagtacttaaaatacaGATTTAACTTTCTTTCCAACTTAGAATCTAAGCTTCATCTAAAGTATCTCAAAACTTGCTTGTCGAATCCACTTCTACTTTTTTTCCAATTGCAAAAGAAACCCCCGGCTGGACCATAAATTCGGATTTGATGTCCATTTAATCACCCATTTCCCTTTGCTTCTATGGACTCAAAATGCAGTAAATTTAACTATCAAAGAGTGTTTTTTGAAATAACTTCCCGAAATCTAACCAACCACTGGGCATCAGAGGAATTGTTGTCGGTCTGGACTTGGAGCTGCTGCGTATTCATTTGGGCTTGTCTCTTATCAACCACAAACTGCGCGTAGTTAACAGTTTTCGGAGGGGCCCCACATGGCTTTGCTAGAGGAGCAGGAAGCAAGGAGACCAAGACCCTAGCAACTTCATGCATCGTTGGTCGCTCAGACGGTTGGCGCTTCGTACACAGTAAAGCAAGTTGGAAGGTTTTCCGGACATGGGATAAGTCCATGCATGTAACAGAGACCTCGGGATCAACTGCCTCCATCACTGTGTTATCATCTGCCTTGGCCATAATCTGGAAAATGAACATAAAAGAAGGCGCAAGAATTAGAAATTGAACAAACCTAATTAGTTAGCTAACAAAATGCACAAGATTAAGGAACCTTTATGTAGAGTATCATTAAAATCCACAACTGACAATAGCCCCAAGAGCTTAGCTTCCTCGCTCAGAAGACCTATAGCTACTAACCCTTACAATTTGAATTGCTAACTCTAGGATTACCAAATAAAATCTTCAGCAAACAATCCATAGTATCATGGACTCCGCGGTGTAAATATATCCAATCAAGGCAGAGAAGACATTTGGGTCTGCTTATTTAACTTATATATAGCGGGACATCTGGGGAGAACAAATTTCATATTGGTGATCCCTTCATGTCTTTTACTGTCTCCTAGTGCCACATTGCTAATGGTAAAAGGCTCCACGTATACGTTCAGAGATAGAAACCTAACCAAGGTATTGTTGCAGCAAGACTCCACATTTGATATTGTCTCTCCCTTCCTACTCCTAGGGAATGGAAGAAACTAACTCAAGACTGAGTGATATGAACACAACTCAATACTTTTTTCAATCTATCTATTACTAACACATTGCCAACCACTGGATATGATACGTTAATCATATCCTCCTCATATCTCATGCTACATACTACCTCAGTTAAACAAAGATATTTTGGGCCTTCAGTTATATTACCACATAATCTTATCCGTTCTCCTAAGAATTACCTAGTACATAATCTTATTAAGAGAAGCGAGCTTGAATGGATTATACTTTAATTGGCTAACAAGTGGGTCTCTGTCATTTGTATAAGAGAAAGTGTAGAGATGTCAAGAAGCATACCAGCTGATGCAAGTTAGAATCATTGTCAACAGCCTTTTTGCCAGTCAGTAGCTCCAAGAGGACGACACCGAAGCTATAAACATCTGATTTCTCGTTCAGCCGAGAGGTCCGGGCGTACTCAGGATCAATGTAACCAATGGTACCCATAACATAAGTTGAGGCATGAGTTTTTGCAGTTGGAATAGATTTCGCAATCCCAAAATCAGAGAGATGAGCCTCAAAGTTCTCATCTAGCAGGATATTTGAGGACTTAACATCACGGTGAATGATTCTAGGGTTGCAATCATGGTGAAGGTAAGCAAGCCCCTGGGCAGCTCCAACTGCAATCTTTAAACGCGTGTCCCAATCAAGTTTTACCTTGGCTGGCCCTGTCAAACAAACGATCCAAATACAACTCATAGGTTATCAATTTTGGGCATCATTAGATTCATGATGAAAATACAACCTAAAATGTATAGCTATTGATATCAGATATCAAACAAGTATATAGAAAACATGAGGAAGAAAATTTTTTGGGAAATATGCTACCAATTACCAGTGTCTAGGTTAAGAACAAAGTTTAAAAGCAGGACTTGTGTGGTGGTAATGTGGTGATATAATATTATTTACTATATCCCTCagggaaaataaaaaactaaggGGAGCTTACTTACCATGAAGGAGATCCCAGAGAGAGCCATTCTCCATGTAGTCATAGAAGAGGAGGTTCCCAAAAGGCGACAAAGCATAGCCATGCAAGCTGACAATGTTTCTGTGCCTGATGCTGCCAATTGTCTCTAGTTCAGTCTCAAACTCTCTCATGTTGTGGGTATGTTGAGAGTATAATCGCTTAACTGCTACTGGTCGGGAATTCTTCAATACACACTTGTACACCGTGCTGGAAGCGCCATATCCTATGATGTATTTCTCGCTTAAATTCTCTGTGATTCTCATGATATCATCATAGGTATGAATAGCCATATCCATGTGGAGAATAACTAGCTTCGGAGGACCTGACCAGAAAAAAATCCCAAATTGTATTATAGGCGTTGACCatttaaaaagaagaaactcGGAAGTATGCATACCTTGCATGCTCTTCTGGCACTCCTGAGAGAATGGATCAGGTTGTTTCGATTTGTACACAGCCACTATTACCATGGCTATCAGTGTGACAAAGCCCAGAGTTATACAAACTACTGCAGTCTTGGAGACTAGTGCTGCAATAAAAAGCAGAAGGAGCCAATAGTTAAAATCAACCAGCCATATTCATCCCCAAGACCTGACTCAAAGGGAGGGAGAAGTGGAGAGAAAAGATCAAATACTCCCAATCAAACCTTCAAAATTAACCTCATACCTTTCGATGTCGATGCACAAGGATCACATATTGATCCCAACCAGTCCCCACATAGTAACGGATTTCCCATGAAgctaaatttaaaataaataaataaaaacacaaatagTTATCTAAAAAAGATGATCATACAAAAACAAAGGAGTTAGGGAAAGTGACGGAGAATTCATAATTAAGTTCCCCTACCTAGAAGGTGAAAACCGTGAAAAGTTTCCAATAGGAGGAACAGTCCCAGATAAGTTGTTGTAGGAAACATTCCTAACACATCCAAGTATCAGTAAGTCCATATGCCATTTACAAAATAGATAGGATAAGGAGGGACGGTGGGAACTCACAGAGTGGAAAGACTGAAACAATTAGCTAGCTGATCCGGAATTTCTCCACGGAGATTGTTATTGTTCAATATACTGAAAAAATTTaaaggaaggaaaaacaaaGGTACAAGTCAAAAACGGATTCTAATAACAAGAAAGTTGTTGCAAAATAACCAAGGCAAAACACTTGATAACCAACTTACAGAGAGACAATGTTCTGCAATTGACCCAACTCATGAGGGATGTGACCAGACAGTGTGTTTGATGACAAATCACTACAATTGTGCACATAAATATAATCAGGAATGAAAATATATGCAaagattcaaaaaataataataataataatttgaaagGGTTGAACTGGTAGAGGATTTCGGGCAGAAACTCACATAATTTGTATGCTTCTGAGATTACCAAACTCCGCAGGTAGTTGCCCATCAAGATGATTATGACTTAAGTTCCTTCGACATACAATATGTTTAAAAGTTAGGTAGATAACCCTAAACTCAGCCATCTCA carries:
- the LOC131319205 gene encoding LRR receptor-like serine/threonine-protein kinase ERL1 isoform X1, producing the protein MKKNKELFLFSLAVVLVLLFPLASPFSDEGKALMAIKASFSNVANVLLDWNEAHNDDFCSWRGVICDNVSLSVVALNLSNLNLGGEISPAIGDLKNLQSIDFQGNNLTGQIPDEIGNCAALILLDLSTNSLYGDIPFSISKLKQLELLNLKNNQLTGPIPSTLTQIANLKTLDLARNQLTGEIPRLIYWNEVLQYLGLRGNSLTGTLSPDMCQLTGLWYFDVRGNNLTGTIPDTIGNCTSFEILDISYNQITGGIPYNIGFLQVATLSLQGNRLTGEIPEVIGLMQALAVLDLSENELVGPIPPILGNLSYTGKLYLHGNKLTGSIPPELGNMSKLSYLQLNDNELVGGIPAELGKLEQLFELNLANNNLEGPIPHNISSCTALNQFNVYGNRLSGSIPLSFRNLESLTSLNLSSNNFKGVVPVELGHIINLDTLDLSSNEFSGPVPAAVGDLEHLLTLNLSHNHLDGQLPAEFGNLRSIQIIDLSSNTLSGHIPHELGQLQNIVSLILNNNNLRGEIPDQLANCFSLSTLNVSYNNLSGTVPPIGNFSRFSPSSFMGNPLLCGDWLGSICDPCASTSKALVSKTAVVCITLGFVTLIAMVIVAVYKSKQPDPFSQECQKSMQGMHTSEFLLFKWSTPIIQFGIFFWSGPPKLVILHMDMAIHTYDDIMRITENLSEKYIIGYGASSTVYKCVLKNSRPVAVKRLYSQHTHNMREFETELETIGSIRHRNIVSLHGYALSPFGNLLFYDYMENGSLWDLLHGPAKVKLDWDTRLKIAVGAAQGLAYLHHDCNPRIIHRDVKSSNILLDENFEAHLSDFGIAKSIPTAKTHASTYVMGTIGYIDPEYARTSRLNEKSDVYSFGVVLLELLTGKKAVDNDSNLHQLIMAKADDNTVMEAVDPEVSVTCMDLSHVRKTFQLALLCTKRQPSERPTMHEVARVLVSLLPAPLAKPCGAPPKTVNYAQFVVDKRQAQMNTQQLQVQTDNNSSDAQWLVRFREVISKNTL
- the LOC131319205 gene encoding LRR receptor-like serine/threonine-protein kinase ERL1 isoform X2, whose translation is MKKNKELFLFSLAVVLVLLFPLASPFSDEGKALMAIKASFSNVANVLLDWNEAHNDDFCSWRGVICDNVSLSVVALNLSNLNLGGEISPAIGDLKNLQSIDFQGNNLTGQIPDEIGNCAALILLDLSTNSLYGDIPFSISKLKQLELLNLKNNQLTGPIPSTLTQIANLKTLDLARNQLTGEIPRLIYWNEVLQYLGLRGNSLTGTLSPDMCQLTGLWYFDVRGNNLTGTIPDTIGNCTSFEILDISYNQITGGIPYNIGFLQVATLSLQGNRLTGEIPEVIGLMQALAVLDLSENELVGPIPPILGNLSYTGKLYLHGNKLTGSIPPELGNMSKLSYLQLNDNELVGGIPAELGKLEQLFELNLANNNLEGPIPHNISSCTALNQFNVYGNRLSGSIPLSFRNLESLTSLNLSSNNFKGVVPVELGHIINLDTLDLSSNEFSGPVPAAVGDLEHLLTLNLSHNHLDGQLPAEFGNLRSIQIIDLSSNTLSGHIPHELGQLQNIVSLILNNNNLRGEIPDQLANCFSLSTLNVSYNNLSGTVPPIGNFSRFSPSSFMGNPLLCGDWLGSICDPCASTSKALVSKTAVVCITLGFVTLIAMVIVAVYKSKQPDPFSQECQKSMQGPPKLVILHMDMAIHTYDDIMRITENLSEKYIIGYGASSTVYKCVLKNSRPVAVKRLYSQHTHNMREFETELETIGSIRHRNIVSLHGYALSPFGNLLFYDYMENGSLWDLLHGPAKVKLDWDTRLKIAVGAAQGLAYLHHDCNPRIIHRDVKSSNILLDENFEAHLSDFGIAKSIPTAKTHASTYVMGTIGYIDPEYARTSRLNEKSDVYSFGVVLLELLTGKKAVDNDSNLHQLIMAKADDNTVMEAVDPEVSVTCMDLSHVRKTFQLALLCTKRQPSERPTMHEVARVLVSLLPAPLAKPCGAPPKTVNYAQFVVDKRQAQMNTQQLQVQTDNNSSDAQWLVRFREVISKNTL